From one Aquicella lusitana genomic stretch:
- the truA gene encoding tRNA pseudouridine(38-40) synthase TruA, which yields MRIALGVEYNGYGFFGWQAQRNLATIQGTLQEALAKVANESVFLFCAGRTDANVHATGQVVHFDTHAKRHIDAWIWGTNAHLPPSIVVRWARQTDYSFHARFTAVARRYRYVIFNHPIRSAVLSSRATWHYYPLDAERMREAGKYLIGEQDFSSFRSSQCNSKSPMRCVTEFSIERRGDFIIFDIEANAFLHHMVRNIAGVLMKIGAGIQQPGWMQEVLQAKNRRAAAETAPPDGLYLTRVRYPEPYIFPLSHEPFLL from the coding sequence ATGCGTATCGCACTGGGTGTCGAATATAACGGGTATGGTTTTTTTGGATGGCAGGCCCAACGAAATCTTGCGACAATCCAGGGTACATTGCAGGAGGCCCTTGCCAAGGTCGCCAACGAATCCGTCTTTCTTTTTTGTGCAGGCCGTACTGATGCGAATGTGCATGCAACGGGACAAGTCGTGCATTTTGATACACACGCAAAGCGCCATATCGATGCATGGATATGGGGAACGAATGCCCATTTGCCACCCTCCATTGTGGTACGCTGGGCGCGTCAAACCGATTACAGTTTCCATGCGCGATTTACGGCAGTCGCCCGACGTTATCGATATGTTATTTTCAATCATCCTATTCGCTCAGCCGTTTTGTCATCCCGAGCCACATGGCATTATTATCCGCTGGATGCTGAGCGCATGCGCGAAGCGGGCAAGTATTTGATTGGTGAGCAAGACTTTAGCTCGTTTCGCTCATCACAATGCAATTCAAAGTCACCTATGCGCTGTGTCACGGAGTTTTCGATTGAACGACGCGGAGACTTTATTATTTTTGATATTGAAGCAAATGCTTTTTTGCATCACATGGTGCGAAACATCGCAGGCGTGCTAATGAAAATCGGGGCAGGTATTCAGCAGCCAGGCTGGATGCAGGAGGTTCTTCAGGCGAAAAATAGACGGGCAGCTGCGGAAACCGCGCCGCCAGACGGGCTTTATCTGACCCGGGTGCGTTACCCTGAACCTTATATTTTCCCCTTATCTCATGAGCCATTTTTGCTATAA
- a CDS encoding FimV/HubP family polar landmark protein produces the protein MIYHIIQSYLVIFLSIGMASLFILLGGLYLILKPRRQLSPKEPSPAKTVAIIQETQPNQEEERRTSSNAKQAKSSLTITSSDIAAIAGEDVLSTQLDLAQAYLEAGRKQLAKKILEYVAEQGNDTQQTEARKLLGTI, from the coding sequence ATGATTTATCATATTATCCAAAGTTATTTAGTCATTTTCCTTTCCATAGGTATGGCTTCGCTTTTTATTCTGTTGGGCGGATTATATCTAATCTTAAAACCACGCAGACAACTTTCGCCCAAAGAGCCGTCGCCCGCGAAAACCGTTGCGATTATTCAAGAGACGCAGCCCAATCAGGAAGAGGAAAGAAGAACTTCTTCAAACGCCAAGCAGGCTAAATCTTCTCTGACGATAACTTCCAGTGATATCGCAGCAATTGCAGGTGAGGATGTGCTGTCCACGCAGCTCGATTTGGCTCAAGCGTACCTTGAAGCAGGAAGAAAACAATTGGCCAAAAAAATTCTTGAATACGTTGCAGAGCAGGGAAACGATACGCAACAGACAGAAGCTAGGAAACTGTTAGGTACTATCTAA